Proteins from one Fragaria vesca subsp. vesca linkage group LG6, FraVesHawaii_1.0, whole genome shotgun sequence genomic window:
- the LOC101297358 gene encoding gamma-interferon-inducible lysosomal thiol reductase-like, which translates to MATLKLLFSLVVLTSMLSIHHASYSSFEGSGINVLESNKVNLSLYYESLCPACRSFIVDELAAALFDPDKDLISITNLRLVPYGNAHVQAPNQTVVCQHGPDECYFNSIEACAIDLWLDVKQHFDLIHCIEKKLSDEGIQESKEQTWQSCCGELKMDPDGLGKCYSSGYEKQLILRDANETDDLVPPHEYVPWVVVNGQPLKGDYQNFVSHVCEAYKDSPKPKACASLPHTMNSGGEANSTLEGCYKGDRGGSS; encoded by the exons ATGGCTACTCTTAAGCTCTTGTTCTCCCTTGTTGTTCTCACTTCCATGCTCTCCATTCATCATGCATCTTATTCTTCTTTTGAAGGTAGCGGCATCAATGTCCTTGAATCCAATAAAGTTAACCTCTCTCTGTACTATGAATCTCTATGCCCGGCCTGTAGGAGCTTCATTGTAGATGAACTAGCAGCTGCGTTATTTGATCCCGACAAGGATCTCATAAGCATTACCAACCTCAGGCTAGTTCCATATGGAAATGCTCATGTTCAAGCACCTAACCAGACCGTCGTTTGCCAG CATGGCCCAGACGAATGCTACTTCAACAGTATAGAAGCCTGTGCAATCGACCTCTGGTTAGACGTG AAGCAGCATTTCGACCTCATTCATTGTATTGAGAAGAAGCTCAGTGATGAAGGGATTCAAGAGTCAAAAGAACAAACTTGGCAATCTTGTTGTGGAGAACTTAAGATGGATCCGGATGGTTTGGGAAAATGCTACAGCAGTGGATATGAGAAGCAG CTAATACTAAGAGATGCTAACGAAACAGACGACCTTGTTCCGCCTCATGAGTACGTGCCATGGGTTGTTGTTAATGGACAACCGCTGAAGGGG GATTACCAAAACTTTGTGAGCCATGTCTGCGAGGCGTACAAAGACAGTCCAAAACCAAAGGCTTGTGCATCACTTCCACATACCATGAACTCAGGTGGAGAGGCAAACTCGACACTCGAAGGATGCTATAAAGGTGACCGCGGGGGGAGCTCATGA
- the LOC101308112 gene encoding importin subunit beta-1-like, with protein MAMEITQCLLSAQSADARVRNEAEYNLSQFHEQNLPAFLLSLSVELANDEKPIESRTLAGIVLKNLLDAKDPATKKHLAQKWMAIDIAFKSQIKSWLLQTLGSAVPEARHTSAQVVAKVASIDVPQKQWPELIGHLLNNMTQQDSTVGLKQSTLKTLGYVCEEISVSDLQQDEVNFVLTAVIRGMELAENSSEVRLAATRTLFNALEFAQKNFENEKDQTYIMKIICQTALSKEVNVRQAAFECLTSIASTYYSVLGTYMQALFELTSNAIKGDVEPVSLQAIEFWSSICEKEIELQKYKTVEWNHWDSSPEFAPHSRLIENSRISIVPLLLDTLLMQEENVSQDDNFWNISMAGKKCLELVSQTVGVLILPLVVPFVVANRPKPDWHCREAAVSALGAIIKGSTVSQDAGDLLKYNELAFQLIDDLVLLMNDESSEVKETTAWTLSLIFEFVHSPVGEIAGITSDNLPGVVDVLVKSLKDSPNVATKVCRAIYTLAEGYEDAEIHSSFFLPYIPRFIECLLFAASRADVDDSELRSAAYESVKEVVRCSSITQSSQIIRELLPVIMQMLSQTLELQIVSLDDKVNQADLQASLCGILQVIIEKVSSAEDLETRSIILTQADQIMFLFLNVLACRSSTVHEETMLAIGALAHATGSEFGKYLPELYKYLEMGLKNFKEYQACSVTVGVLSDIVHVLNYKVVPYCDRIMHILLINLSSEALDRSVKPPILSLIGDIALSVGECFQNYVSSAVPMMQRAAELCAQMDSNDDELLEYARQLKCSIFEAYSGILRGTKKSKIMMPYAQFLYEFIGFVLKEKDRHIVFRKALAAVMDDLADLLGTNTKTLFGDLAASVTYGGARLRSNGDNLK; from the exons ATGGCCATGGAGATCACTCAGTGTCTATTATCAGCTCAATCAGCTGATGCAAGAGTTCGTAATGAAGCAGAATATAATCTGAGTCAATTTCACGAGCAAAACCTCCCTGCTTTCCTTCTGTCTTTGTCGGTTGAGCTAGCAAACGATGAAAAGCCAATTGAATCCCGAACGTTGGCTGGTATTGTTCTTAAGAACTTACTAGATGCCAAAGATCCTGCAACAAAGAAACATCTTGCTCAGAAATGGATGGCTATTGATATTGCATTCAAATCCCAAATCAAGAGCTGGCTCTTACAGACACTTGGGTCAGCTGTGCCAGAGGCAAGGCACACCTCTGCCCAAGTTGTTGCCAAAGTTGCTTCTATTGATGTACCCCAGAAACAGTGGCCTGAGCTAATTGGACATTTGCTTAATAACATGACTCAGCAAGATAGTACTGTTGGTTTGAAACAGTCAACTTTGAAAACTCTTGGTTATGTCTGCGAGGAAATATCGGTATCTGATCTTCAGCAAGACGAGGTAAACTTTGTGCTTACAGCTGTAATTCGAGGAATGGAACTTGCTGAAAACAGTTCTGAAGTCCGTCTTGCTGCAACAAGGACATTATTTAATGCCTTGGAGTTTGCTCAGAAAAACTTTGAAAATGAGAAGGATCAAACTTACATCATGAAGATAATCTGTCAGACCGCCTTGTCTAAAGAGGTCAATGTTAGGCAGGCTGCTTTTGAGTGCCTCACTTCAATTGCTTCTACTTACTATTCTGTGCTTGGGACTTACATGCAGGCTCTCTTTGAGCTTACATCAAATGCAATAAAAGGGGATGTAGAACCTGTTTCCCTCCAAGCAATTGAGTTTTGGAGCTCCATTTGTGAAAAAGAAATAGAGTTGCAAAAGTATAAGACAGTTGAGTGGAATCATTGGGACTCTTCACCGGAATTTGCGCCTCATTCACGTTTAATAGAAAACTCTCGGATTTCTATAGTACCACTATTGCTAGACACTTTGCTGATGCAGGAAGAAAATGTAAGCCAGGATGACAACTTCTGGAATATCTCAATGGCTGGTAAGAAATGCCTAGAACTTGTTTCCCAAACTGTTGGTGTTCTCATTCTACCCCTTGTGGTTCCATTTGTGGTGGCTAACAGACCGAAACCAGATTGGCATTGTCGGGAGGCAGCAGTTTCTGCACTTGGTGCAATTATTAAAGGCTCAACCGTTTCTCAGGATGCTGGGGACTTATTAAAATACAATGAGCTGGCCTTTCAACTTATAGATGACTTGGTTTTGTTAATGAATGATGAAAGCAGCGAAGTCAAAGAAACTACTGCATGGACTCTTAGTCTTATATTTGAATTTGTGCATAGCCCTGTTGGTGAAATTGCAGGGATCACTTCTGATAATCTTCCAGGAGTGGTAGATGTATTGGTAAAAAGCCTTAAGGATTCTCCAAATGTTGCAACTAAGGTGTGTCGGGCGATTTATACACTTGCTGAGGGCTACGAGGATGCTGAAATACACTCATCTTTTTTTCTGCCTTATATCCCTAGGTTCATTGAATGTCTTCTTTTTGCTGCTAGTCGTGCAGATGTGGATGATTCAGAATTGAGATCTGCTGCATATGAATCAGTAAAAGAGGTAGTGAGGTGTTCCAGCATTACACAATCATCGCAGATTATCAGAGAACTACTGCCAGTGATTATGCAGATGTTGAGTCAGACTTTAGAGCTTCAGATCGTGTCATTAGATGACAAGGTGAATCAAGCAGACCTGCAGGCTTCTCTTTGTGGTATCCTCCAGGTTATTATCGAGAAAGTTAGCAGTGCTGAAGATTTAGAAACTAGGTCCATTATATTGACACAGGCTGACCAGATAATGTTTTTGTTTCTTAATGTCCTTGCTTGCCGAAGTTCTACAGTGCATGAGGAAACAATGCTTGCTATTGGTGCCCTTGCTCATGCTACTGGCTCTGAGTTTGGCAAGTACCTTCCTGAATTATATAAGTACTTGGAGATGGGCTTAAAAAATTTCAAGGAGTATCAAGCCTGTTCTGTCACAGTTGGTGTACTTAGCGACATTGTTCATGTCTTGAATTACAAGGTAGTACCATACTGTGACCGGATTATGCATATTCTATTGATAAATCTTTCTAGTGAAGCACTTGACCGGTCTGTCAAGCCTCCAATATTATCTCTCATTGGCGACATAGCTCTCTCAGTAGGGGAATGTTTTCAGAATTATGTTTCTTCTGCAGTGCCAATGATGCAGAGAGCTGCAGAGCTATGTGCTCAGATGGATTCCAATGATGATGAGTTATTGGAGTATGCCAGGCAGCTCAAGTGTAGCATCTTTGAAGCTTATTCTGGTATACTTCGGGGCACCAAGAAGTCTAAGATCATGATGCCATATGCCCAATTTCTCTATGAGTTCATAGGATTTGTTCTGAAGGAGAAAGACAG GCATATCGTTTTTAGAAAAGCTTTAGCTGCTGTGATGGATGACCTTGCAGATTTGCTTGGTACAAACACAAAGACGCTATTTGGAGACCTTGCTGCTAGTGTTACATATGGTGGTGCGCGTCTTCGATCTAATGGTGATAACCTGAAGTGA
- the LOC101308403 gene encoding uncharacterized protein LOC101308403, whose product MRGQLPNDGYNDWGHLGRRLKEHEMSNDHLVNASSWTDLRLRLQRLETIDKAFQDQIRLEKKHWRNVLKRVIAFVKFLAKHNLAFRGTNERLYQPNNGLFLGLVEMTTDFDEVMEEHCRRINSSEIHHHYLGHNIQNELLHMISVEIKAEIIKKIKDAQYFSVILDCTPDISHQEQMSLILRCVNVSTSPIQVEEFFLEFLNVHDTSGQGLFEELVAVIQSLDLDISNVRGQGYDNGSNMKGSTKRWQILNDNVKGFTLESLSTTRWESRIGSIKPLRFNAAEVREALLQLAESDKDPITKSGAKSIATNDLGDFEFLLSMVIWYEILFAFNKVSKMLQSQDMHISVAIGEVKGLIAWLDKFRETGFIDAIITTKEIAATLNVEPAFPVRRPIQRKRFFDESNSGSIPSSSALNSLNDNDLRAACMNLENVLRLGESSDVDGEDMFREIKLLREILPKEKMIATDILNFLQERNSYPVVRLAYRILLTVPVTVASAERSFSKGLF is encoded by the exons ATGCGAGGGCAGCTGCCGAATGATGGTTATAATGATTGGGGTCATCTTGGTAGAAGGCTTAAAGAGCATGAAATGAGCAATGATCATCTCGTCAATGCAAGTTCTTGGACTGATTTGCGTCTTAGATTGCAGAGGCTTGAAACCATTGATAAAGCTTTTCAAGACCAGATTAGGTTAGAGAAAAAACATTGGAGGAATGTGCTAAAAAGAGTTATTGCATTTGTGAAATTTCTTGCTAAACATAACTTAGCATTCCGTGGAACTAATGAGAGGCTGTATCAACCCAATAATGGACTTTTTTTAGGCCTAGTTGAGATGACTACAGACTTTGATGAAGTGATGGAGGAGCATTGTCGGCGCATAAATAGTTCTGAAATTCATCATCACTATCTTGGCCATAACATTCAAAATGAGCTGTTGCATATGATAAGTGTTGAAATCAAAGCTGAGATCATTAAAAAAATTAAAGATGCTCAATACTTCTCTGTGATTCTTGATTGCACACCAGATATTAGTCACCAGGAGCAAATGTCATTGATACTTCGATGTGTGAATGTTTCAACAAGTCCAATACAGGTTGAAGAATTCTTTTTGGAATTTTTAAATGTACATGACACATCTGGTCAAGGACTTTTTGAAGAATTAGTAGCAGTGATACAATCATTAGATCTTGATATTAGCAATGTGAGAGGACAAGGATATGACAATGGGTCAAACATGAAAG GTTCTACAAAGAGATGGCAAATTCTGAATGACAATGTGAAAGGATTCACTCTCGAATCATTATCCACTACACGATGGGAGAGCCGTATTGGGAGTATTAAGCCTCTTCGATTCAATGCTGCTGAAGTAAGAGAAGCATTATTGCAATTGGCAGAAAGTGACAAGGATCCTATAACTAAAAGTGGTGCAAAGTCAATAGCAACTAATGATCTGGGAGACTTTGAGTTTTTGTTAAGCATGGTGATTTGGTATGAGATATTATTTGCTTTCAATAAAGTTAGCAAAATGCTACAATCCCAAGACATGCACATCAGCGTTGCAATTGGTGAAGTAAAGGGTTTAATTGCTTGGCTTGATAAGTTCAGAGAAACTGGCTTCATAGATGCGATCATTACAACTAAAGAAATTGCTGCTACATTGAATGTTGAACCTGCTTTTCCTGTAAGGCGCCCAATTCAGAGAAAAAGATTTTTTGATGAAAGCAACAGTGGGTCAATACCATCATCTTCAG CTTTGAATTCCTTGAATGATAATGATTTAAGAGCTGCTTGTATGAATCTTGAGAATGTTTTGAGACTTGGAGAGAGTTCAGATGTTGATGGAGAAGACATGTTTAGAGAGATAAAACTCTTAAGGGAGATATTGCCTAAAGAGAAGATGATAGCTACTGATATATTGAATTTCTTACAAGAAAGAAATTCTTATCCTGTAGTTAGACTTGCATATCGAATATTGTTAACTGTGCCTGTGACTGTTGCTTCAGCTGAGAGGAGTTTTTCCAAG GGCCTCTTTTGA